One genomic window of Spartinivicinus poritis includes the following:
- a CDS encoding helix-turn-helix domain-containing protein: MNRKDEQEVKRKLKVLAYAQETGNVSKTCRYWGISRDTFYRWKREYEKHGEKALINSKRECHLFCVTAHSCKLP; this comes from the coding sequence ATAAACAGAAAAGATGAGCAAGAAGTAAAGCGCAAACTTAAAGTGTTAGCTTATGCTCAAGAAACTGGAAATGTGAGTAAAACCTGTAGATATTGGGGTATTTCTAGGGATACGTTTTACCGTTGGAAGAGAGAGTATGAAAAACATGGGGAAAAAGCCTTAATCAATAGCAAGCGAGAGTGTCACTTATTTTGTGTAACTGCTCATTCATGTAAACTTCCTTAA